In Cicer arietinum cultivar CDC Frontier isolate Library 1 chromosome 7, Cicar.CDCFrontier_v2.0, whole genome shotgun sequence, the genomic window GGTGGAGTTTTACCGTTGACTTCTTTATCACTCTAACTTCTATATAATAtcaatgttaaatatattttaaatttgtaaaattatgaTCCTTAGAGTTTACTCTAtatctcaattttattatatttttgaattttttacaaaaaaaatggtGTTTATAATCCTTTAGGGCTAcaaaaataactactataaATGCAAAATAGTGACTAAAATTGATAGTCTACGTAAAGACTAAAGTTAAAAGATcataattttgaatttcactCTTCTAAAGTGAGAAGGTGTTAAAATGAGTAAAtcaatagttattattatatttaattagtctTTTGgtcaattaactttttttttaatttcattttggtcattttattaatttatgctCCGCTTTAGTCTCTCAACTTTGCTTTTGTCGACCACATTAGTCATTTTTGCTTTTGATGCGTTGATTGGGTTATACGACTCAtccattaaaaagtcaaaattaagatttcttcttcttcttctttggcAATGTAGCCCTAGTTTTGAAACATTTTCGCAAGAAATCTATAACAAAAAATTGTCAATGTTATTGCTCCAAGGAAGAACGAATCCAAATCAAAACACCAAAATCATAATTCACAGTTCTAAAGTCACAGTTGCATAAGACCTAAATCATAGTTCCGTTAAATCGTATATTGGTAGACCTTGGCAAAAATATTCATAACATAAACTATGTTGGTGGATTGAAATGAGATGATAATTTTGCTTTAGATACTTTGTACTATGTTGAATATGGCTagaagaaaaacaagaagaTGTGTAAGAAGAAAATAAGGCAGAAGAAGGAGATatgaagaaaaaagagaaatggatttgaaattttaattttggctTTTAAATGAGTGACTCACACAACTCAATGAGCACACCAAAATTGAGATTCATACAATCTACTTAGTagatttaacatttttttgaataaaactaACGGAAATGACTAATATGACCGGCATAACCAAAGTTGAGGGaccaaaatgaaatgaaaattaattaagagactataataaaaaccaaaaaaaaaaaagataatgggCCAAAAGACtaattaaatcttattattATAATCACATATGAATACGATGGACCATGCATGTACTTATAATATCAATCATTCATTTGTATGTCAATTATTGATATTGGAcccatttatttaaaaaatgattttgactttatatttttaaaaataattgttatgaaaatttatttaaaaatagtagaagttgtttagatttatttgttatcaattaaaaaaaataacattcaataacttagatattcattattagtgattttaacaagataaaaatcatattttttttttaaaaatgtatattccaatttataaaaaaatgtatatttcaaaaatgatttGAGGAAGAACTTctcaaaatacttaaaataagaGCGGCTATAATGCTAAGTTTGGGCTTAAAAAATGTTTTGCGAAGTACTGTAACTTTCATAGGTGAGGGTGTTCGCGTGGAGACTTTTATTTAATAAGTTCGCAAGTAGAGTTGCGTTAGATTCAAAAGAGAGATAATAGATGCAAATTGCAGTAGCTGCTGGCACGTGTTTTTCGAGTGCTCTTTTTCACATTCAATTTGGAGCACTGATTAGAAAGAAGAATATGaagaaacaaaatcatttttgaaggGGCTGTAGCATCAGATTAAAATGGCTTCTTGGTGTTGGTTTAATAATCATGTCGAATGTTTGTGATTGCAGAATATTGTTATGGTACTAGAATATTTACGTACACACTGTTGACTTTCAACTATCCATTACAATTCCTTTTTTTGAAGGAAAATATATTACAGTTCTTATACTATGAAGGTATGAACAAGtccttcaaaaagaaaaataaaaaactgcaTGACATAACGTCTATAAAACGTATATATCTTCATAGAAGGAAAATTTACATTATAGAAAAAGCTATGCTTtcagtatatatataaaaaaaaaaaggccatGCTTAAAGTAATTTAATTTACCCCATGAAATGTTAACTGCACCCTATGTGACACGGATTAGAAGAATAACCATGACAAATACACACGTCATCACAAACATCACAAGCCAGGTTAAGCAAGAAGTCTTTGAACTCTCCGAGTATATTGTGTTTGCTCGCACATTGGCACGACCTGTGCTTGCCAAGCTATGCTCAATGGCCTGCTCAGTAGAATCAAGTATCTGCAAGAAAGCCATCATTCATCATGTTAGTTAACACCCCATCACAAGATATTAACACACCTTCCTCCACAATCCCTCATGCCAAAATGAGAAAGATAGGCATATATCATATTACGAACAAACATCCCAAAGTGTCtcttttgttaatatttttatagacCAAATTGACTATTGAAAAACACATTCAAAgactaaaaaactaattaacgGAGAATACAATTGAGAACCAAAAGACACATtcagatatatttttattattttgatatatatacaACGACTATTATGACACTGCCTCATACATTTAAGGATTAAAATGACTTTATTTGAGATACATcttgaaataataatatcaactGATACAACAGGTTAGCAGTTAGACAAGCAGGAGTTGATGAAAATGAGAATCAGACCTTTTCAGTATTTTTCACAGACTGGCTCATCATGAGACTACTCTCTTTGAGTTGTTTTGCCAACACCACCATCTCATCAGTCAAATCGTCTTGAAGCTTTCTGAGAAGTAAAAGTTTGAACAAAAACGTACAACAATGGAGAGAACGATGAAAGACaattaatatgattaaaaaCAAAGCATTGAGAGAGCAAACACAAATGacaataacaattaattatCTAATACGTTTTTGCATATAATTAATAGCAACTGTGACAGTATTGGTATCaaaaaaatagtgattcagAAACATCCTGAAAACAAGTCAATGATGACTAAAATAAACTTCTGAATATAGCACCCTAGGAGTTCAACATATCCAGTAACATTTGGTAACTGGTTAGTTACCAACAATATATCCCAATGACTGACCTCAAAACATAGGCCCTATTTCTGAATACAAATATACTTTTGTTGTTTTAAGAAATTTACATAGGAAAGGTTTATGGGTTGTGGCGTTTCACTGAAACACTGCAATAGTACTGACTCACCATCACACAAACTTCAAGTGTAGATtatctaagaaaaaaaaaaacttcgaGTGTACCTGTGTTTATCAATATGTGCATGTCCTGCAGCATCCAGTTTAACAGGTGATAAGTGATCAGTCTCAGCAGGCTCATGTGCTCTATCTTCAGTACTTGAAGCAGCTCTGTCCAATGAATCAGATGAGTAACAGTAAAACAGCCTACAAAATACAAGAAGCAGTGGAGAAGGTTAACAATAGCTTACACAGGCCTTCTTCGCAATCCAGAAGAAGGTGATATCGGCTTTTTTTCCTCAATTTCAGAAGGGTTTTCTTTAACATTGCTTTCAAAGTCCTTCTCAGATACTTGTATGTCAGACTGAAAATTTAAGTGGTTATATGACTATCACTAAGTGTGCCAATTTAGCCAAAACTAAAATGGAATATATGATAAGGAAACGATGGAGCAAATTTGACTGATTATGATGCATTCCAACCAAGTAGCAATAAATCAACCcattcaatattttatactTCTATACGTACTTTTCACATACTATAATTGATGTATTGTAATGTTCTGCATTGCACAACAAATCATTAAGGTTTGTTTTGTTGAATAGGTGGGCAAAAAAGATGGATTTGAAATGAATTTGTGACATGGTTATGAATCTTATGATCCATATTTGTAAGTCATTACAAACACACAAGCAAGAGAGCTgagaaatagagaaaaagaaaacaaatctGCAAGGGCTTAGTgaaacagaaaacagagataATGCTCCTTCTAGGGACTTCTTCTTCAAAAATGGGTTTCCCATTTTACAACTATCCTAATGTCCGTTTCTACAATACCGACAATTCTGAATCCTATTCTACTGCCCTTTCCCCCAAATTCAAGCCAGACATCCTTGCTATCATCCCTTTAAACCATAACCTCCTAACAGTTTCAACTGTGctaaattcatttaactaatCTAATTGCGTTGCCTCAATTTTGTTTCCTTTCTTTTATTCTTCTCACATGTGACTAAGATGAGCATATTTATATTTCCAAGCAAATACCAAGTTAAGACAACTTTTTTTGGCTGAAAAGCACATGGATGGCTAtagatttttgtttgtttgttactACACACAACTTAGAGCAAGCAATGATAGGGGATACCATACCACAATCATGCTGTGCAAAAGTATTAGTTAAGCTATTTATTGATGAAAATTGTGTTTATACCACACGGTAGCTGCACTAATctgtctttttcttttaaaaagagGTATGAACAAATAAACTAAAACTATTTTATGATATCCCatagaaatttgaaatttcagaTATTCAAATTCCATCCTTTGGTTAATGAAATTTCTCTTTATATTGGTGCAGAAAAAGAAACCTCCAATGTTTAGTCAGTTGCTCTAATGATCTCTTTGCATTTCAATATTTCTCCAAGATGCAATAGCTAACAAATACATACCACATGGTTAACCAATTTGGAAGCAATGGCTTCGATCTTCTCTGAATAATCATTCAACGTAGTCTTTGAGATCCTGCTTGATCAGATCATACACAAACATCAATGAATGCACATATTCAGCAGAGAAAAATATAGCAGGAATATAAAAGCTTTAGATCATGGATTGCTAATGATCTAAGAAGGTAGAAGGGGAAATAAACTGTCCAGTAagtttaaagaattaaaaataaagagcAGTACAACTCATGTTCAATGTGAATCATATTTCCAGGAGAACTCGTTGTAAATACAGAAGTCCATAGATATACCACAGTCTGCAAGACCATTAAGTATGGTTTGAATATTAAGATTATTGTTGCGATAGGATTTCATTATGTTACGTTAGTTGTTCAGCTGAGCTTACACTAATTTCTCTACACTTGTTCTTGACTTACAATTTATTATATAGAATTATTGGATTAGGTTTTTATATTACAGCAGTTATTCAAAATACTATATTCCAATTATTGAAATCTTCTCTCTTTTTTCCTTTCCATCCAAACCCTAAAATTTCACAACTATCAATTcttaacatttaaatgtttaaaCCCAAACAATGTTCATAGAGAAAGAAAATCTTATCCTATTTGACAGTGCCAGATCTTGAACACAAAAATTAGGGTAGTCTGCCATTTGATGTTATCATAATGTTGACCATAATGAATGTGTACTTTCTTGTGAAGTACTTTTACTcgacagaacattcaaaacttTAGCGGTGGTCATGGCATCAGAGACTACTGAAGATATGTCATTGGGCCAATATCTCTATGTTTTGAGCGTGAAGGGGGTATGTTGAGATCCATGATATTTCCTCTGCATTGGTCTATGGTTCAAATGTCCAATCCCTGAGTGTGAGAGAGAGTGTATAGACTATAGAGTAACACGCCGACTACTGATATAGCCTACGTAATGCTTATAAGGCTTAACGGGTCCAATCTTGGAAAAGATGAAAGCTCTTGGGAAGAATCGGACATTGGAGATGGTGAAAATGTCAAAAGGAAAGACTAAGTGATATACAGATTggtttt contains:
- the LOC101514722 gene encoding uncharacterized protein isoform X1, which codes for MGISKIEVNLKRLIAAAPQQQNQAKLVHYVATLREQLEQLAEEKTPEGLPRISKTTLNDYSEKIEAIASKLVNHVSDIQVSEKDFESNVKENPSEIEEKKPISPSSGLRRRPVAASSTEDRAHEPAETDHLSPVKLDAAGHAHIDKHRKLQDDLTDEMVVLAKQLKESSLMMSQSVKNTEKILDSTEQAIEHSLASTGRANVRANTIYSESSKTSCLTWLVMFVMTCVFVMVILLIRVT
- the LOC101514722 gene encoding uncharacterized protein isoform X2: MYYVATLREQLEQLAEEKTPEGLPRISKTTLNDYSEKIEAIASKLVNHVSDIQVSEKDFESNVKENPSEIEEKKPISPSSGLRRRPVAASSTEDRAHEPAETDHLSPVKLDAAGHAHIDKHRKLQDDLTDEMVVLAKQLKESSLMMSQSVKNTEKILDSTEQAIEHSLASTGRANVRANTIYSESSKTSCLTWLVMFVMTCVFVMVILLIRVT